In Buchnera aphidicola (Macrosiphum gaurae), the following proteins share a genomic window:
- a CDS encoding rod-binding protein, which translates to MNDNLLLFKTSNYNMQFINELKYQVRLNPKKYELKTAREVEGIFIQLLIKNMRNSLSKDNLLDNNQSRLYTDFYDQQLSQDVSKKGIGLSDIILKQIQLQNNII; encoded by the coding sequence ATGAACGATAATTTATTATTATTTAAAACATCAAATTATAACATGCAATTTATCAACGAACTTAAATACCAAGTTCGTCTCAATCCCAAAAAATATGAATTAAAAACAGCTAGGGAAGTAGAAGGTATCTTTATTCAATTATTAATTAAAAATATGAGAAATTCTTTATCAAAAGATAATTTATTAGATAATAATCAAAGTCGTCTCTACACTGATTTTTATGATCAACAGTTGTCTCAAGACGTTAGTAAAAAAGGTATAGGATTATCCGATATTATTTTAAAACAAATTCAACTACAAAATAATATCATATAA